The following proteins are encoded in a genomic region of Heptranchias perlo isolate sHepPer1 chromosome 6, sHepPer1.hap1, whole genome shotgun sequence:
- the LOC137322434 gene encoding olfactory receptor 52D1-like, with protein MADTSQNGSLYDEFILLGFPGFEGSQGVLSAPFLMVYLITLIANSAIVLVIIRDQNLHHPMYILICSLSLVDIIISSTVMPKILLSFLFHLKGISLTGCLAQMFFVHFWSSVESTLLLVMAIDRFVAICNPLRYSAVITSTVLIKLAGLALIRSGVAVSTVVILAAPLPFCKSNLIAHCYCDHMVLVRLACTDTTLNSIMGLVLAFGIIGFDSICVFLSYLRIVSTVLKVASAESRHKMFHTCGTHLLVISFCYLAALFSFLSYRVGQIPEDIRVLLSVMYLILPAMANPIIYGVRTKEIRERLLKMFGGKIIKSSVQAVSTVTR; from the coding sequence GGGTCTCAGGGTGTCCTCTCCGCTCCTTTCCTTATGGTCTACCTCATCACTCTGATAGCAAACTCCGCCATAGTGCTGGTAATTATACGAGACCAAAATTTGCACCATCCCATGTACATTCTcatttgctccctctctctcgtcgaTATCATCATCAGTTCCACTGTTATGCCGAAGATATTGCTAAGCTTTCTGTTCCACCTGAAAGGTATTTCTCTGACAGGTTGCTTGGCGCAAATGTTCTTTGTTCATTTTTGGTCCTCTGTAGAATCAACCCTTCTCTTAGTGATGGCCATTGACCGCTTCGTGGCGATTTGTAACCCTCTGCGCTACAGTGCAGTCATTACAAGTACAGTCCTGATCAAACTAGCGGGACTTGCTCTCATTCGGAGTGGGGTGGCAGTGTCTACTGTAGTCATATTGGCTGCCCCTCTGCCATTCTGCAAGTCTAACCTCATAGCCCATTGCTATTGTGACCACATGGTACTTGTGAGATTGGCTTGCACTGATACAACCCTGAATAGCATCATGGGTTTGGTGTTGGCCTTTGGAATAATTGGCTTTGACAGTATTTGCGTCTTCTTGTCTTACTTGAGAATTGTCTCCACTGTTCTAAAGGTGGCCTCCGCAGAATCCCGCCACAAGATGTTTCACACTTGCGGGACTCACCTGCTGGTGATCTCATTCTGTTACCTGGCCGCCTTGTTCTCCTTCCTCTCTTACCGGGTAGGTCAAATCCCCGAGGACATCCGCGTGTTGCTCTCTGTCATGTACCTCATATTGCCCGCGATGGCCAACCCCATCATCTACGGGGTGAGGACCAAAGAAATCAGGGAACGCCTCCTGAAAATGTTCGGAGGGAAAATAATTAAATCCAGTGTTCAGGCAGTGTCCACTGTAACTCGCTGA